A genomic window from Streptomyces sp. MST-110588 includes:
- a CDS encoding SUKH-4 family immunity protein: MTATAEPPEPTGPAEPDAPRLVDRALMESVFPPEVLLTVEEGSLPAELHESARSVLTGIGLPHDRSSFFFVDGRFFEEDSRRAFARCSELPYLSGYRNMPDGWENWLVIGGIFDDGVILDPVSGAVYCLPDGEWTAWPLNRNLDSFAYFLYLIESERPHFDFTVSDEIEDSEGTAKSLRDRMMRADPLPFDGTEPAWSEKADLFDAEAPPLPPWDRVLWDVHESVG, translated from the coding sequence GTGACGGCGACGGCGGAACCGCCGGAACCGACGGGCCCGGCGGAACCCGACGCGCCCCGGCTCGTCGACCGGGCGCTGATGGAATCGGTCTTCCCTCCGGAGGTACTCCTCACCGTGGAAGAGGGAAGCCTTCCGGCGGAATTGCACGAATCCGCCCGGTCGGTCCTGACCGGTATCGGCCTGCCGCACGACCGGAGTTCCTTCTTCTTCGTCGACGGGCGCTTCTTCGAAGAGGATTCCCGCCGCGCTTTCGCCCGGTGCTCGGAACTTCCCTACCTCTCCGGTTACCGGAACATGCCGGACGGCTGGGAGAACTGGCTGGTGATCGGGGGAATTTTCGACGACGGCGTCATCCTCGACCCCGTCTCCGGGGCCGTGTACTGCCTGCCGGACGGCGAGTGGACGGCATGGCCGCTCAACCGGAACCTGGACTCCTTCGCCTATTTCCTGTACCTGATCGAGTCCGAGCGCCCCCACTTCGACTTCACGGTGTCGGACGAGATCGAGGACTCGGAAGGCACGGCGAAATCCCTGCGGGACCGGATGATGCGGGCCGATCCGCTCCCTTTCGACGGGACTGAGCCCGCCTGGTCGGAGAAGGCAGATCTGTTCGACGCGGAGGCGCCGCCGCTGCCGCCGTGGGACCGGGTGCTGTGGGACGTACACGAGTCGGTGGGCTGA
- a CDS encoding ATP-binding protein — protein MSLQPSAQPAARPSAPPGARVVLLTGPSGSGKTSLAARTGLPVLNLDDFYKEGTDPTLPQLPDGRGADWDSPLSWDAGAALAAIGDLCRTGRTTAPVYDISTSARVGETPVDIGDAPLFIAEGIFAADVIADCRAAGLLADALCLRGRPATTFRRRLVRDLREARKPVLYLIRRGLRLMRAERVIVARHVTLGAHPCAKPEALSRISSARATGDGPRAAGAVLRTPTQI, from the coding sequence GTGAGCCTTCAGCCGTCCGCCCAGCCCGCCGCCCGGCCCTCCGCCCCGCCCGGCGCCCGGGTCGTCCTGCTGACGGGCCCCTCGGGGTCCGGCAAGACGTCCCTGGCCGCCCGCACGGGCCTGCCCGTCCTGAACCTCGACGACTTCTACAAGGAGGGCACGGACCCCACGCTGCCGCAGCTCCCCGACGGCCGCGGCGCCGACTGGGACTCCCCGCTCTCCTGGGACGCCGGCGCCGCCCTCGCCGCGATCGGGGACCTGTGCCGTACGGGCCGTACCACCGCCCCCGTGTACGACATCTCCACCAGCGCGCGCGTCGGCGAGACCCCCGTCGACATCGGTGACGCCCCCCTGTTCATCGCGGAGGGCATCTTCGCGGCCGACGTCATCGCGGACTGCCGTGCGGCGGGGCTGCTCGCCGACGCGCTGTGCCTGCGCGGCCGTCCCGCCACCACCTTCCGCCGGCGGCTGGTCCGGGACCTGCGCGAGGCCCGTAAGCCGGTGCTCTACCTCATACGGCGCGGACTGCGCCTGATGCGCGCGGAACGGGTGATCGTGGCCCGGCACGTGACGCTCGGCGCCCACCCCTGCGCCAAGCCGGAGGCGCTGTCCCGGATATCCTCCGCGCGGGCCACGGGGGACGGGCCCCGGGCCGCCGGGGCCGTACTCCGCACCCCCACGCAGATCTGA
- a CDS encoding OsmC family protein, whose translation MPKQHTYRTRVVWTGNTGTGTSGYRDYARDHEVSADGPPPFQGSADPAFRGDPGRWNPEQLLLASLSQCHMLSYLALCSLAGLAVTAYEDDAEGTMSGDGKGGGQFTEAVLRPHVEVASADLVDRARELHAEAHAKCFIANSVNFPVRNEPVVTVRGDV comes from the coding sequence ATGCCTAAACAGCACACCTACCGGACCCGTGTCGTATGGACCGGCAACACCGGTACCGGCACCAGCGGTTACCGGGACTACGCACGGGACCACGAGGTCAGCGCCGACGGCCCGCCGCCGTTCCAGGGCAGCGCCGACCCGGCCTTCCGCGGCGACCCGGGGCGCTGGAACCCCGAACAACTGCTGCTGGCCTCGCTGTCGCAGTGCCACATGCTGTCCTACCTGGCGCTGTGCTCCCTGGCGGGCCTGGCGGTGACGGCCTACGAGGACGACGCCGAGGGCACGATGAGCGGGGACGGCAAGGGCGGCGGACAGTTCACCGAGGCGGTGCTGCGCCCGCACGTCGAGGTGGCCTCCGCCGACCTGGTCGACCGGGCCAGGGAGCTGCACGCCGAGGCGCACGCCAAGTGCTTCATCGCCAACTCGGTGAACTTCCCGGTCCGCAACGAACCGGTGGTGACGGTACGGGGCGACGTGTGA